In Candidatus Babeliales bacterium, the DNA window CTTAAGAAAACATGATGGAAAACGCTTCATTAAAAGCCCTCTTTTTGCAATTCAATGATTTTATTATTGAAAGTGTAACAAATTGGTAAAACTACAGACAAGAATCATGCAAAAAGAAATGAGCGCATGGAGTTACCATACGCTCATAAATAATTTCAGCTAACTTGGATGTTACCAACCAAATCCGATTCCAAAGCCTCCACGGCGACCGCCAAATCCAATTCCAAATCCGAGGCCTGATCCCCTGCCCCAGCGACGGCCATAATATCCGCCGGAATATGGATATCCATAACCACCATAGTATCCGCCGTAATAAGGACGATAACTTCCATAATAAGGCCGAGCATAATAACTACTACGATAACGAGGATAGTAAGTATAAGATTCACTAGCAGGTGAATACGACGTACGGTATACTCTTCTTGTTACAGCTCGCTGCGGTCTTAGTGTGCGTATTCGCCTACGCTGAAATTTTAAGTCACGGTTTCTTTGCGTTGTTGCATTTATATAAGAACCAAAATCGTTATCTAATAAAGCGGCAATTTCTGTTTCAGATAAATATCCAATACGCTTTACAATTTCGCCATCTTTTTTTAATGGCTTACCGTCTTTAAACAGAACAATTGTTGGTTCCTCCGATTCTTCTAATTCCCCTTTAACCTCTTCTGTTGCTTCAAAATCGGACATAGTGGTCATTTTAAAATCATTTGCTAAATCATCGGCTAAATCAGGTATTTTTTGTAAATTTACGCCAATAAATGCAATATCAGCCTTCTTATAACGACCTTCTTGGCTCAACGCAAAAAAGGCATCTTTCATTTGATTTAATTCTTCTATGCTTACATCATCTTCCGGATAAGGATTAAAATGAACTATCGCCACTTTATGCCGATCAAGAAGCTGATAAAAATCCTTCTCAGACTCCGGCGTGTAGAATTCAGCAAACATATTTAGCGAAACGCTCGCTAAAATAAACAGTAAAAAAGAAAAAAATTGATGTTTCTTCATTGTACTCTCCTTTTTATTTACATCATTTTTCACTTAAACAACAACATCATAATGGACCTTTTGGTGTATTTTTTGGTTTATTGACCCATTAAGCACGGAATGTATAAAGGTATTAACTTTATACATATATTTTTCTGGATTATAAAAAATGGAATCAAAATGCCTTCTACCCTGTGTAATCCACAATCGCTTATATCCTTTCATATTTTCATATAATGCAAATGCTGATTGAACTGGCACTTTTTCATCACTATGACAATGAATTAATAAACATGGTATCGAAACTTTTTTTATTGAATCTACCGGATTTAATGGATGAATATATGTGTTGGTTGCCGTCGCATCCATTTGGGCTACGGTTTTTAAGAGGGCTTTTAAAAAAGATTGAACATATGGATTAAAAGCAAATTTTTCTAACAAATACCGACCTGGCATTTCAAATGTATAGCCAAAAAGATTAAATTTTAAATTCTCAATACTGCGTTTAATAACATTGCTACTTTTATCATACGGACAATCAAGAATCATTGCCGCAAATAATGTGGGATCAGCCGCTTGCGCTTGGATTGCAGCAACGGCACCCATTGAAAATCCATAAGCAATACATGGTAATTTTTTTAAATCATTTCTTGATTTCAGATAATTTACTGCACCAATAACATCTAATGCTTCATCTCTGCCAAATGTACAGCAATGCTCGTCATTAACATGTTCACCGTGTGCTCGAAAATCAAATATTAATACATTGAAATCAGTAAACATTGTTTGACGAATAAACCCAACGTCAAACTTATCACACATAAATCCATGACATACTAATACGGTAGCATGTGCTTTAGGATTCAAATAAAGAATACCACTCCGCTGGATTTTTTTTCCCTTATTATCTTCTGATTGCTGTACTTCAAAAGTTATATATTCGAGTAATCCATTTTTTAAATATTTTTTTTGTTTTTGCAGATATTCATAAATTCCAACCTCAGAACGTTCTTCTTTTTTTTGCAATACATTATT includes these proteins:
- a CDS encoding alpha/beta hydrolase, which encodes MIERGQIKINKLVVITYLYLFFYSYMIASENNNVLQKKEERSEVGIYEYLQKQKKYLKNGLLEYITFEVQQSEDNKGKKIQRSGILYLNPKAHATVLVCHGFMCDKFDVGFIRQTMFTDFNVLIFDFRAHGEHVNDEHCCTFGRDEALDVIGAVNYLKSRNDLKKLPCIAYGFSMGAVAAIQAQAADPTLFAAMILDCPYDKSSNVIKRSIENLKFNLFGYTFEMPGRYLLEKFAFNPYVQSFLKALLKTVAQMDATATNTYIHPLNPVDSIKKVSIPCLLIHCHSDEKVPVQSAFALYENMKGYKRLWITQGRRHFDSIFYNPEKYMYKVNTFIHSVLNGSINQKIHQKVHYDVVV